The following nucleotide sequence is from Coffea eugenioides isolate CCC68of chromosome 10, Ceug_1.0, whole genome shotgun sequence.
TCTAAAATCTGTAAACGAAATAGGCGAGTCTTTCTTAGGGATAAGAACCACCATAGTTCTTGAGATACCCCTAGGAATGGAAACCCCGCACATAAACTCACGAGCTGCTTGCAAGACATCCTCCGAGACAATCTCCCAGTAGTGGGTGTAGAAATATCCTCCAAACCCATCACAACCTGCTGCACTTTGGCCATCGAGTCCAAAGACTGCTTTCTTGACCTCGTCTCATATAACCTTTTGCGTTAGCTGGTTGTTTTGTTGCGGAGTGACTAACAATAACTCCTATGTTGCATGATTATTTATAGGCGAAACCTCTACCAATAAGGCCTTAAAAAATTCAATAGTTGCAGCTCCAATGTTGTCGTCCCCTTCTATGTTATCTTCCTTAGCAGTCCTAATTCTTTTAATAGCTAGGCTTGCTCGTTTCTGCAGAAGGGATGCATGATAAAACTTTGTATTATTATCTCTTTCTCGCAACCATTTAACCCTcactttttgtttccaaaaagATTCTTCATTTGCTAGGCGTTTTAGTAGTGAAGCGTGAGCCTGACTCCATAGGATCCGTGCCCAGTTGAATCTCCCTTTGTCTCACTACCTCTTTCGCTTGCGCTACCTTGTCGAAGACATTTCCAAAAGTCGTTCGATTCCACTTTTGCAGTGACTACTTTAACTGCTTCAACTTATGGAGGAATCATCTCATACCATAATCGGAGGCGGGCTGAGTCCAGTTCTGTCGTATTATCTCTATGAAGGTGGGATTATTAAGCCACATGTTTTGAAATCGAAACGACTTAGACCCCGTGTCAGTGTGAGTTTGAAGCAGCAAAAACAAAAGGCTATGGTCCGAAGCCGCCCTATTAAGGTGCTGCACATGACATGACGGAAATAACCACTACCATTCCGGGTTCATAAGGAGCCTATCTAGTCTTTTCCAAACACGTGTATCTTGACAAATACCAGTCCACATGTAGCGGCTACCTGATGTCAGAACATGTATAAGCTCACATATGAAAGTATGTGACGTCCCGAAaggatgagtgtgagaacccaaaaatttttatatattttctagacattattttgtttccttgtttataattttgtacctttcttcaagatattaattttctatacatttttataaaggaatataattttcaaatcattttcttgatacaagttagtccacgttgagtttgaagtgtattatggacttgggacccactagtgcggtaaatgcaatatatatttttgacaacttgttggaattttgtattaagtgatattattttacaatgtgctaagagataattagaaattacctatatggattagtattagagagacaaagagataagttttaaactaaaaggtgacaagtgtcaccattcaattcatccttggacttttgaccaagatatttttaccttcttaaagctaattttggctaatttatttcttcatttttagctcctttggccggccctctcaacaagaaaagaaaagaaagctctcaacttgtttcttccatttcttgccttgatctcacaaaccaaccgttaaaattttgatttactccataaaaacctttctctttgTAGGATTAAAGTGAGTGGtaaagtggtttgagaagcaaaggtgctaagttgcttgttgtcttgagattacaaggtgagttgttaagaatttttccctttagctttgataatgttcaattggtggctttagtggtttaatatgataacatatggtgtgattatggtttgtttatggttggaagtgaaggtttgatgaattttgatttattcttgttatttttctgttttgtatgaGGATCATGGTTTgatcatggtatgatggctggtaatggtataaaatgaagtttgtatatgttagttgaagttggttgcggaaaatttctggtttgatacgaaattccaggtttagggtttgcttTTGCCCagttctgaccggatttatttgagcatgttagaggccgaatcaggcttaggttaaaacatgaaagttgtagaaaatggtgttaactagctaccggtaaaatttcagctcgatatGAGTACTGTAGcctatgaaatgaccgaaatacccttgactgcccatgagccctgtttcgcgccTAGATttgttttcgtggagttttccatttttgaccatgaaattgcatgatttggctttggaggtcttcataagaaatgtaggtttatgtcttggtttcgaaacgccataagattcgtttcaatccgataagtgtagcttcatttatggatattgtgctgaaaggtgtatttgataatTTATGATATGTATGTGGTTAATtcgagatgaattggtgttgcttgtaggttggaaatgaagcatttatggaaaaatgctgtccgaacttatagagtgtatgattgctttgagtttgtgatttagggcttggattcGGGCAAGGTAAgaatatatgatggatggttcctgagctgtggaggtgagtgaccctaaaccatttccaaagttactttcgaattgtttcttgcattatttacttgtttgcatatcatgtgtgccgACATGCGAGTTcataacatgatttggcttaactgagttcttgggaagtctgtgctgaacaccaacgtctccaactctgttcatttggagcaaatggctccctcttactgtttcACTGCtacttgatctatttgagcgttggatgtttaagtacaatgatttcactggctcacgagagcaataaacgtacatttgattactgattcatgacatcattgaaattaacgattttgaaatatatttgagtactgattttactggttactcattGAGTTTTTAattcaccccaaaactattttattcccctccacatggctcgtggcgaaggaaggcttgtagtacttattcgcgtgactggatggcatatatcttgtaccgtttggatttggaatcattttatgtatagttgggaattagtttccgcttcgcttatgatatgtaattcttgaagaatttgatgtaatatttgagatttatattgtaattgaattgaggattgtagtgagtgagtgagtcccggcgagagttggacaggcggcccgccgaaccctctagttcgccctagggggaggtgtgGCTGTCACAAAATACACTTAGCAAAATCTGTAATGGCATTCAAATCATGGGGAGCCCGTCCTAGGTACTCGTCAACCGATGCAACAACAATGAAATCTCCCCCTATTAGCCATGGCTTGGCAGTTAAGTCCCCAGAGATGGACACTAAATCCGACCACAAAGGCATTCGCTCAACGCGCGAACACTTAGCATAAACGAAAGAGCAAAAGGTGACAGAATTCCAAGACTCATGGGCAATGGCTAAGTGAATGTATTGATCCGTGTTCTTGACGACATTTACTGCAAAATCAGCTTTCCACATAACCCATATTTTATTTGATGTGTTACAAATAGCGAGATAGAATCCGAACCTGATTGCAAAAGCATTGAGTTGTTCAGGATTCACCATAACCTCAAGTATTACCAAGAACAAGATCGAGTGACTTTTAATTAACTTCTTTAACTGATGAACGGATGCACACCCATTAGTGCCCCTTATATTCTAGACCAAATCGCTATTCATCTTTAAAGGTGGGAAAAGGAGTCTTCGATTACCTTGGATGATTGCCTCGTGACAACCATCTTTGGTAAACTTAGATAACGTCTCTTCCGACTATGCTTCGCAGTTGCTGGTTCTTGTCGAGGAAGTGGAGACAACTGGTTTGTCCGCTTCTTGAAGCAAGCAAATTTCTCCATCAAATCAGCCCTAGGTTTACTTAGCTACTGGTTCTCTTCAATGTCTGAAAGGGAGTCCCAATTGTCTTGCCTCTTTGCGCGAAATTGTTGGTTGTCAATGATTGTTCCAACCAGCGCATTGCAACCCGAGAGGGAAACCAATTGCTACACTAGTTGTACTTCCAATGTTGGTGAGAATTCAGATTGGGGCTGCTGGAGCCCATCCAGTGGCAATAAAGGCATTGAATCATCAGTTTTCCCTTAACCCGAAGTCTTTTGAAATTTGGTGCTGTCATGGCTCAAAATTTGCTCCATGTCTGGCTGAACTGATGCACCTGAGTTTTCCTTTTCCTGCTCAATCTTCTGCTATAGCTGAGAAGGCTGACCTTTTTCATGATGCTTGGCGGTCTGGTGGGGATCCTTCGTTCTTAATTGCACATCCTTTCCTTTCGGTATCCACAGTTCCTGCACAGTAGGATTCTCCGTTTTCCCATCATCGCTGCTCGTCTTGTGGCGCAGATCTTGCAATTGCCTACAGGAGGTCTCAGCATGTTCAAGTTTGTGGCAGTGAGTGCAATAGGCCAGCAGATATTCATATTCAACACGCTGCCAAAATCCAGCAAATCCATTTTGAATCCAAATTCTTTCCGGGAGGGTCTTTAAAAGGTCAGCTTCAACACAGACCTTGGCTACGGTTAGACGAGAGAGCATGGTTGTCAATGAGTCCATCTGTAGAGGCTTCCCAATCAAGCTCACAATAGAGAATAGAGGTCCTTTGCTAAAAAAATGGACATGGAGATGCGACAAGGACACCCAAATCGGAACCACCAATGACTCCGTATCCACTGAAAAGTTGGGAGTCCACTTGAAAACCCTCATGACAAAACCCTGGAAAGACCAGAATCCACGCAACTAACATCTGTGATAGTCCTTCTCAAGATCGAATCTGATCAAGACGTGCTGCGTATCCAAACAGCCTAAAGAGTAGGGTCCCTTAAAGCCAATAGCAAGGAAATCTTTCCGAAGACCTTTCATGAAGGGCCAACCCTTAGTAAACTTACCGACCAGGGCAAACTCGAGAGGAGTCATGGTTGCCAAAGTTGAGGAAGAGGTAGAGAAAAGAATCTCCGCAAAAGACTGCTTGGTTGGGTGCCCTTCACCCAAGAGATGAAGGACAACCATGGTGGGGTTGAGGGCTTAGAGGGAGAAGCGATGgagaagaaaccctaaaactcTTTGCACTAGCAATCGCAAAGAAGAGCCACAAGAAAGTTTTTCTTTTAGGTTGATAGAGGAAATGTAAACTTTAATTGAAGAGCCGCTAACCTAGGTTTTCAACCATTTTACCTTAAATTTATCATGTGATTATAGATaccaaattttttccaaaaaaatttgttaatttttattttgtctttATTTATATCATTATTTAAataatcatttttattttatttttgtaggagaaaagaaaagaaaaatgggattttcaaaattagaaaatCTATACTTAGTAGAGATTTCCTTTCTAACCCAACCAAAAATTTCTCAACAGAAAACAGATGAATTGGTGGCAAATTTCGGAAGTAGCAAAATCCaatttttcttccctttcttctccCCCAAGTATAACAGTACAAAGAGTCACCTCACCTCTTGTGAGAATTATCAAGAAACATCTAGAAAGAGGCCATCAACCAGATCAAAATGAGTCAGCAAAAATCAGTTTCATCCCACCATTGAGATAAGGGTTTTGCAGCTTAGTTTCattttaaaagggtttttaggggcagaaggaaggaagaagaaatggtaGAAAAGAgaaagcagaaaaagaaaagaaaaaaacggagaaacaaaagaaattttttagatatttttccAGAAAAAGGCTGATCAATCAGCCCTACTTAGACTCGATTTTCTTCCTTGATAAAGCTTCGTTTAAGGAGTTTTTGATTTCTGCGTAATCTACGAACTTGGTAGAGCAAGTTTCGGTTAGAAATCTTTTTAAAACAACGTCCGGAAACCCTTCGAATCTAGCCCCAAAGTTGTTGTTTCGACCTTGCTGGTACACATTTGAAGTTTCAACAAATCTGCTTCCATTCatgtttttctggtttcaatCTAGTCCGAAATCATTCTCAGGTATTTCCATGACCTTTCTTTTTCGATTCAACGTTCATGTAAGGATTTGAGTGTGTTCATGGAAGTTTATGTTCAAGAAACTTAGATCCCCATTTTTACATGATTATTTAGCTTTTCAGATgttgtttgatgtttggttgagtCCGTAATGCCATGAGCTTCATGTATATGAAAAGATTCAGTTCAAGAGTTTGAAAAAAGGGGTTCCAGCGAGATTCTGGTCGACTTGGCCGGACCCGCCAGAAACTTCATTCcaatttttcctttcatttatgttctttttattttgttttgttttgttatgtTTGATCCATTAGAGGTTGTAAACGTTTAATGGGATGTGTTTGTGGATTAAAATTGGGTTAAGAATTTATTTTGTGTTGGGTTTCATGTTATGTTTATGCATGTGTTTTGATGTTCAAACCCAACACTTTTATTAGGTTTAGTTTAGCAAAATAAGTTGGGTTGATTGGTTCTTTGTTTTAACAaaataacccatttattttccATGGGCGGAAgggttttggcccaaaatataTAGAAATGGCCCAATGTTATTTTTCTAGTGAAATCAGGAAGGAATTTTgcaatttggtccctacttttttgagtaattttacTATGACCCACAATATTTTAGATTTTTTCAATTAGATtcttaatttaattgcattttggtctttgaactttattttttatttgattttgacccctattttttcaaaaattaataatttaaccccaaaaactttttaatttttgcaattgagtCCTTGATGGTTTTGATTTCTTAATTACTATTGtttatcttctttaattgttaatcatgcttcatttaaatgcatctaatttgtaaatttttagaaattttatgtttattcaTATTTCTTTAAAATAATAAAGTGAATTTACTATAtgtttacatttttttaaattgttaattaaattggtgtcttgactatttttattagttttggAGTGTAAATAGGGTAAACTCTATCTCATTTAACCACTACCTCAAGGGATGTACCCTCTATTATTCTTTAAGTCCTTtgtgtgctcttatgtgttttttTAGTGTGATTATATGTTTTATgtgtttttcctttatttacttattttagttttttattcattttctgtTTGATTTAAgtcttttgattattttgaagGGTATTTTAAAtgtcaaattgtaatagataggtttttcCCTATTGCCTAAGAAAGTGTATTTAGATAgacaaatgtaatagataggtttattattttcaaaaattcccctcttagattgtaattaggatctccaaatataataattaagTCTTATTTGGTTACATGTTTGTGTGCTTGTGTGCTTAtatgttttttcattttcttatgaTTTTTACTTCTAGATATTATgtctatgtgttatgtgatctatgtgccttatatatttatttattttaattattatttatatattttatttattcataatgagtgcatgacgtcaccacactagtccaatatTAGTTGTGATTTCATTCCCCAATTTcttactagtccaacgctagtgaaaattgtagaaatgggttagtctaATGCTAGACCCTTTAAATTATCAACATGATAAATTCATACTTTGGTGTGACATTTATTGCATCTCATGCTTTTTTATTTTacgttatttttatttgtatgaTACGTCCCCCTATTCCCTTATCCTTATACACACAAATCATGCAATTTAGACTTGTATTTCTTTTAGATAATTAAAAATAGACTAGTTCATTTGTTTGACTAGATTAGAAGAGTCGCCatttgaaaatggaaaatgggCGAGTATGGCTTTTGAACCTTAGTAAgctattccctctataaaaaggaaaattaattcACAAATTTTAATCTCCCATACCCATTATGTTACATTCTACTCTtctaaattatatatatttgtattataatttccttcttttgaGTCTTatcttttgcatattcgtgacctttTCGAGACCTCTTCGAGGGATCATTCTTAAGTTTcatattttatgtgatttgcaccaa
It contains:
- the LOC113750454 gene encoding uncharacterized protein LOC113750454; this translates as MVVLHLLGEGHPTKQSFAEILFSTSSSTLATMTPLEFALGFVMRVFKWTPNFSVDTESLVVPIWVSLSHLHVHFFSKGPLFSIVSLIGKPLQMDSLTTMLSRLTVAKVCVEADLLKTLPERIWIQNGFAGFWQRVEYEYLLAYCTHCHKLEHAETSCRQLQDLRHKTSSDDGKTENPTVQELWIPKGKDVQLRTKDPHQTAKHHEKGQPSQL